ttggctACTTTTTCTCTTAGTTGAGTATAAAATTTGGGAACTctacttttcatatttcatcacattacaaccaaaaacaatgtcatttattgtttttatttttttgacagacCAACGTAATGCAAAggacaaacttctagaaaactgcagagatgctgaaacactgagcttgTTTAACTCAAGGCTAAAACccgtttagagttgcttttgaaccataattaACGGCTCattaattaaatccaaattttattctcaaatcattgactgtatgatgtttttgtgactttatttttgtgtttttatgatgtcaAGCACTTTGTTGCTGTTATGTGgcacataaaataaacttaactgattgattaatcagttaaaacatttgaaaagcttGAGCCAGTCGAGCTGAACCTGCGGGTAAGACACTAACCGCTCATATCTGCTCCACTGACTCACACAGACTCACAGAGACTCACCCGATGGCTTTGTCAGGGACCTTCTGCTCCCAGTCAGGCTGGTTCAGCTCACTGTGGACGACACGCCATGAGTCACGGTGGGAAgcatgcagcacacacacacacacacacacacacacgcacgcatacacacacacacacacccacccacacacacctacacacacacacacacacacacacacacacacacatgagcTGGTTCACAGACGTGCAGTAACTCTGAGCTGGGATCGTTTTAACGATCAAACGTGAGCTAATAAATATAAGTAATCTAATAAAGTCTCAGAGGTTCTgatcaaataaaagccacagtTTGAGCTGCGGCTGCGTCAACAGACTCAGAATTaattttcagctgaaaaaccGACTCTGAagtaattcagttattttttttgtgctttttttgtcacatttaaggCTTCAAATGATTTCAATATCAGACCTCTTGTTTCTACAcctgctttgttgttttaatgttattttctatctgctgaAACTTTTCTGGCTTCAGgaggtcaaataaaaacacaaacaccataAACTTTAACCTGTTAGCTAATAAAGATGGTAACAATCAGgccagattattattattattattattattggtctgatatcaacatttatttgatgctctgaaacaattaaatgtgacaaaacgcagaaacaaaacaagtctgtattttacagctttcttttttaaactttagacCTTCAAGTAACAGAGAAACTACTTAAATGCGGTTCATCTATATGAATCGTGACCCTGAAGGACAAATCAATGAAAGGTCAATGCAAGTGAATGAAAGTGGAGGTCAGTACCTGGGCTTTCTGTGAGAACTCCTAGATGGACAGAAAGTAAAGGAGTGCGCAGAAATGAAGGTggagagcaaaacaaacagaagaatcTTCATTTGAGAAATGAGACGAGTCAgtgagaagcagcagcagtcaGAGAACAGTGAGGCAGCGATGGCATGGAGCGAAGCAGGCAGAGAGATGGAGGCTAGCGGCGGCTGGTCTGACTTTAACTAGCCAGTAACACAGACTGATCTCAGGTCAGGAAACGTCACGCCAACGTACTTGTGCTTTGGCTGCAGTGAGTCCTGGAGCATCTGCAGCGCCGCGCCTCTGTCATGTTCTGCAAAATACCTGCAGAGATCCAGAGCAGGTGGACAGACGCTCAGCAAGGCAAACACTGCGGCTAGCTTCCTCTGCCAACCAACAACGAGTTAGCGTTGTTTCAGATCAACAGCTATAAACTACCAGGAGCCgtttgtaaagaaaaagacaggaaaaattAGCAGCAATAATTTCAGTTAATTATCCTGCTGTAAGAGAAAAACTGTCAGCCTCctgctgttttcattcatttataaatgtcacagaaaccaaatatttaattagtaagctaattatttagtctaccagctaaacatttagctccaacCTTAATGTTTAGCTGGAAGCTAATTATTCAATTAGCAAGCTCCAACTAAAAATTTTAactctgagctaaatatttagtttgaggataaatatttagttagcaagctacaATTTAGTtcacaaagtttaaaactttgtcAAGCTTAATATCTAGCTAAAGCGCTTTAGCTAGCTAGATATTGAGCTTTCTATCTCAACATTTAGCTCTGAGCTAGCTAATTTAGCTTGTAAGCTAAATAGTTAGGTAGCTAGcagtgacatttataaatgcatGAATAACACAAACGTGACTTTAGTGAATAAACTCCAGTTTTTGCCTctaattaatgaaaatattgcTGTTAGTTTGTTGTTAGCCTGTTTCCAGGCGGCGCCCCGTAATGTGACAGTTTGTTGGTGTCTTGGTTCTGAGCTTACAGCAGGTTCTGCAGGCCCAGCAGGCCCATCCCTCTGAAGTCCGTCTTGGGATCGTTGCCTTGGAAACCGATTTCACACCACTGCTTGGAGATGCGTCCGGTGAGGGGCGTGTCGGGACGCAGCTCCTTCCACAGCTACGACACAGAACCAGAAGCTCacaaagccatgacatcatcagctgtgctttcccaaatattttaaagctgcagcgaTACTGATATATGTAATTAATGAGCCAATTGaacatttcctctcctcattCTGGGTTTTCCCAGCAGACTGCTGTACCTTCATCAGCATGCTCTCATGCTCGGCGTTTTCAGAGTCGTACGGCTCCCTGCGGAGCTTCTCCACCTCGGCCATCAGACTCCGGTAGCCCACGATCTGCAGCAGGCTGGCCTGCAGCGAGACGCCCAGCCTGGAGGCACAGAGGGTTGGTGTCCGGGTTGATCTTCTTCAGGGCCATGATGTCGTCGATGGTTTTCTCCACCTGGTCAGGATGGACGCTGAGGGCCGACCGCAGCAGCTGCACAGGAAGAGAAGAGGGAGAACAGGTGGAGAACAGGTGAGGAAGATGGAGAACAGGTGGAGAACAGGTGAGGAAGATGGAGAACAGGTGGAGGACAGGTGGAGGACAGGTGGAGAACAGGTGGAGGACAGGTGGAGAACAGGTGGAGGACAGGTGGAGGACAGGTGGAGGACAGGTGGAGGACAGGTGGAGAACAGGTGGAGGACAGGTGGAGGACAGGTGGAGAACAGGTGGAGGACAGGTGGAGGACAGGTGGAGAACAGGTGGAGGACAGGTGGAGAACAGGTGGAGGACAGGTGGAGGACAGGTGGAGGACAGGTGGAGAACAGGTGGAGGACAGGTGGAGGACAGGTGGGCTTATTTATCCGACATGGTGCGGACGGCAGACTGGTACCTCATACTTGGAGTATCGCAGGGACGACTCTGAAAGGAGAACGTTGAA
This window of the Gambusia affinis linkage group LG15, SWU_Gaff_1.0, whole genome shotgun sequence genome carries:
- the elmod1 gene encoding LOW QUALITY PROTEIN: ELMO domain-containing protein 1 (The sequence of the model RefSeq protein was modified relative to this genomic sequence to represent the inferred CDS: deleted 1 base in 1 codon); translation: MKHFLRVVTQFFVFLYCKCLWRGLKFVTRKFTGRCELQRICYGNKPGARRTLKIESSLRYSKYELLRSALSVHPDQVEKTIDDIMALKKINPDTNPLCLRLGVSLQASLLQIVGYRSLMAEVEKLRREPYDSENAEHESMLMKLWKELRPDTPLTGRISKQWCEIGFQGNDPKTDFRGMGLLGLQNLLYFAEHDRGAALQMLQDSLQPKHNELNQPDWEQKVPDKAIGYSFAIVGINITDLAYSLLVSGALKTHLYNVAPEMAGLQHFQQIFCYLMQEFQRFWIEEDPSDIMEFNRVRSKFHRRILRQLKNPDMALCPHFSASDLHLVNL